Proteins encoded by one window of Bacteroidia bacterium:
- a CDS encoding pyruvate dehydrogenase complex dihydrolipoamide acetyltransferase has translation MAEIVRMPKMSDTMTEGVVAKWHKKIGDPIKSGELVAEIETDKATMEFESYQNGILLYIGVEEGKAAPVDSILAILGKAGEDYKPLLEAESKAKPEKAATTEKVESKPAAKMVAETPAKVVAAPKAESKPVATTVGVSETDSRVKASPLARSLAGQKGLDLTMIKGSGDNGRIVKRDVEWFKQGNTVAGSTTSAIRTQESFEETPVSQMRKTIARRLSESKFTAPHFYLTLDVEMTACMDAREAINAATGSKVSFNDFVIKACAAALQQHPKVNSSWLGDTIRTNHHIHIGVAVAVDEGLLVPVVRFADSKTLSQINAEVKTYAQKAKDKKLQPADWEGNTFTISNLGMFDIEEFTAIINPPDACILAVGAIKSVPVVKSGNIVAGNVMRITLSCDHRVVDGVTGAKFLHTVKGFLENPILLLGQASI, from the coding sequence ATGGCAGAAATAGTTAGAATGCCCAAAATGAGCGATACCATGACAGAAGGTGTTGTTGCTAAATGGCATAAAAAAATTGGTGACCCTATAAAGTCTGGTGAGTTGGTTGCAGAGATAGAAACCGATAAAGCCACTATGGAGTTTGAGAGTTATCAGAACGGCATACTACTTTATATTGGTGTTGAAGAGGGCAAGGCTGCACCTGTTGATAGTATATTGGCAATATTAGGTAAAGCGGGCGAAGATTATAAACCCTTGCTTGAAGCAGAGTCAAAAGCAAAGCCGGAAAAAGCTGCCACAACGGAAAAAGTAGAGTCAAAACCTGCAGCAAAGATGGTTGCAGAAACACCTGCAAAAGTTGTTGCTGCTCCAAAAGCAGAATCAAAACCTGTTGCAACAACTGTTGGAGTATCAGAAACTGACAGCAGAGTAAAAGCATCACCGTTGGCACGTTCACTTGCAGGGCAGAAAGGCCTTGATTTAACAATGATTAAAGGTAGCGGAGATAATGGAAGGATTGTGAAACGTGATGTGGAGTGGTTTAAGCAAGGAAATACTGTTGCAGGAAGTACTACTTCGGCAATACGCACACAGGAGTCGTTTGAAGAAACACCTGTTTCGCAAATGCGTAAAACTATTGCACGCAGACTAAGCGAAAGTAAATTTACGGCACCCCATTTTTATCTTACATTAGATGTTGAAATGACAGCATGTATGGATGCGCGCGAAGCAATAAATGCAGCCACAGGCAGTAAAGTTTCTTTCAATGATTTTGTAATAAAAGCTTGTGCTGCTGCATTGCAACAACATCCTAAAGTAAACTCATCCTGGTTGGGCGATACCATTAGGACAAATCATCACATCCATATTGGTGTTGCAGTAGCAGTTGATGAAGGCTTGCTGGTACCTGTAGTACGTTTTGCAGATTCAAAAACACTTTCTCAGATAAATGCTGAAGTGAAGACGTATGCGCAGAAAGCAAAAGATAAGAAACTACAACCTGCTGACTGGGAAGGGAACACTTTTACTATTTCCAATCTGGGTATGTTTGATATTGAAGAATTTACAGCAATCATTAATCCACCTGATGCCTGCATTCTTGCCGTTGGTGCAATAAAATCTGTTCCGGTTGTTAAAAGTGGAAATATTGTTGCTGGAAATGTGATGCGCATTACTCTTAGTTGTGACCATCGTGTTGTTGATGGCGTTACAGGAGCTAAATTCTTGCACACTGTAAAAGGTTTTCTCGAAAATCCTATATTGCTTTTAGGACAAGCATCTATCTGA